In one Parvibaculum sp. genomic region, the following are encoded:
- a CDS encoding mannose-1-phosphate guanylyltransferase/mannose-6-phosphate isomerase — protein MIYPVILSGGVGSRLWPTSRALYPKQLLPLVSDRAMLVETAARVAGLPHCAAPIVVSNDDQRFIIAQQMQEAGFRPLAHILEPEGRNTAPAAAAAAAFVQSRDPQGILLILPADHHIGDVEAFRRAVNEGARLAAAGKLVTFGIVPSAPETGYGYIRRGAALAEGPGFAVARFVEKPDLATAENYLAEGDYDWNAGIFMFRADRILEEMRAHCPEIAARAGEAVAKAAHDLDFLRLDAAAFAACPSDSIDYAVMERTDAAAVIPADMGWSDIGSWSALWEIGAKDDSGNVTIGDVIAEDTRDSYIRAEHGLVATLGVDNLVIVETGDVLLVASRDRVQDVKKIVARIAGAGRSEHSAHRRVHRPWGFYESLDAGARHQVKHLMVHPGAALSLQMHHRRAEHWVVVKGRAQVTVGDAVSMLEENQSVYIPIETKHRLENPGSEPLSIIEVQSGAYLGEDDIVRFDDVYGRDVKKPAAE, from the coding sequence ATGATCTATCCCGTGATCCTTTCCGGCGGTGTCGGCTCGCGGCTCTGGCCGACCTCGCGGGCGCTCTATCCGAAGCAATTGCTGCCGCTGGTTTCAGACCGCGCCATGCTGGTTGAGACGGCTGCCCGCGTTGCCGGGCTGCCGCATTGCGCGGCGCCGATTGTCGTCTCGAACGACGATCAGCGTTTCATCATCGCCCAGCAGATGCAGGAGGCGGGGTTCAGGCCGCTCGCGCATATTCTGGAGCCCGAAGGCCGCAACACCGCGCCCGCGGCCGCGGCGGCCGCAGCCTTTGTCCAGTCGCGCGATCCGCAGGGCATCCTGCTGATCCTGCCGGCCGATCATCATATCGGCGATGTCGAGGCCTTCCGGCGCGCGGTCAACGAGGGCGCGCGGCTGGCCGCGGCCGGCAAGCTCGTCACTTTCGGCATCGTGCCGTCGGCACCCGAAACCGGTTACGGCTATATCAGGCGCGGCGCGGCGCTGGCCGAAGGACCCGGCTTTGCAGTGGCGCGTTTCGTCGAGAAGCCGGACCTTGCAACCGCCGAGAACTATCTTGCCGAGGGCGACTATGACTGGAATGCGGGCATCTTCATGTTCCGCGCCGACCGGATTCTCGAAGAGATGCGCGCTCATTGCCCCGAGATCGCGGCACGCGCCGGCGAGGCGGTGGCGAAGGCGGCGCATGATCTCGATTTCCTCCGTCTCGACGCCGCGGCATTCGCCGCCTGTCCGTCGGATTCGATCGATTACGCGGTGATGGAACGGACGGATGCGGCGGCCGTTATCCCGGCCGATATGGGCTGGAGCGATATCGGCTCCTGGAGCGCGCTCTGGGAGATCGGCGCGAAAGACGACAGCGGCAATGTGACGATCGGCGATGTGATCGCCGAGGACACGCGAGACAGCTATATCCGCGCCGAGCATGGGCTTGTCGCAACGCTCGGCGTCGACAATCTGGTCATTGTCGAGACCGGCGATGTGCTGCTGGTCGCGTCGCGCGACCGCGTGCAGGACGTCAAGAAGATCGTTGCGCGGATTGCCGGCGCCGGGCGCAGCGAACACAGCGCCCATCGCCGCGTTCACCGGCCCTGGGGCTTCTATGAAAGCCTCGATGCCGGGGCGCGGCATCAGGTCAAGCATCTGATGGTGCATCCGGGCGCGGCGCTGTCGTTGCAGATGCATCACCGGCGCGCCGAGCACTGGGTCGTGGTCAAGGGCCGGGCGCAGGTGACGGTCGGCGACGCGGTGTCGATGCTGGAGGAAAACCAGTCGGTCTATATTCCGATCGAGACGAAGCACCGGCTTGAAAATCCCGGCAGCGAGCCGCTCTCGATCATCGAGGTGCAATCGGGCGCCTATCTCGGCGAGGACGATATTGTCCGCTTTGACGATGTCTATGGCCGCGATGTGAAGAAGCCCGCCGCGGAATAG